The Nodosilinea sp. FACHB-141 genome has a segment encoding these proteins:
- the hpsA gene encoding hormogonium polysaccharide biosynthesis protein HpsA, translating into MSRHLLRKALRLPQAAIKRLVTGLLQLVLLANRPARLARSGFVLPTTVLLVLMVVLTATALTYRSFTRSDMAISQREQQVISNAATPAIDRAKAKIEFLFQTDNRFPSGVPASDILADLMLITNTYAGYTGRVSRLPGANDPYTLPDETRVDINDDGELDNAWSFNIDLNGDGTVAANELVVYSILVDDQGPKATTTTRIDGPVNQAKANALVTRTGPLATTEASAACAGALAEGGWQVVQQGNNSTLQKNFQVNAFVANLNDANRTFETLEFQQSRTAARANKWGAWFRYDLDVSPFPEFNWNGAMHTDGNFFTFAPGGTGAGRGYRAHMVSSHNSCLYSQEASEISLSELDLNGDGRGVPGTVVNGQQEFQGQAVRGTMRDDDTPAGNNSLIHVWNGAGVAAKIDLSLTNATDSVRTNALDNTVRPSDVAMNPLALFTRDVTEHINPGVWQRDPNWDDASADDFKTRQRIINDQVVRPFVDDFYRADNRWGPKPRYDSRDTTLDVTNNSATIGDRINGLGRLTDTDNGLDGYWERQATSTGMRLIVGQRLELGNANTWNSSPVGAAPAADNGADPLYPAKIRPAADNRFGRSHEYLQRKSLRDNLAAVQGMVVYHYQINSGTFPAACMATTAHPGTAQTILNSRTFNNYPVSTTRLRADFLNGTGTNGWEFALNPAFDTEGEFATQIGSGQPLGKALRNLAYFAGDPKGGAPSFKPVQDVAGAVGAEVHPAPYFNMWGDFSPLRRVFVEYLDAGTAYANLSPADKATLHSAACTISLLAYNIQSDYLEARALASSDINVNFQNIGSQMRNALFRINNYVSRVGADDPTVRGTSVSALFALMGKSRDWVDKDPNSSCENGLTDSAGYQKDCDFGEYFAEYTRQDWITILGSQATNATPAEVAAIADFATKIDYLTSTIRDRELGFRKGLPQTSLGPTTIGGNNVTWDPATGYTTPINLFGSNSARFKLQCDPNFFGETVAGGNGGEDDVGIFGYIACSQSTVMDVRHPSLYYLFPLADHDLDGDGRTQQPDGTVFSILPQPAEEYITNPYVRAVNPPGSTTILFRRVGSGADPVVDTDNLAAVPKSATPGSWAVPAATATGAPTAANISDQDQAFKILGPGGAVIRVPFLDKGVYNGREQLNTRALDIDIEALTTRTTPGGDFWLSANPDNRGEGVVYAFREDAVREDEVTRPKNATNTVTAAFCQTLNGSAPRRFNIETEANCRMRVEPGTTPVFQDPPLTDELISLKPVDFYADPQRRAHGFRLRTFSGSPADFSGTSFARRVGMTFVTDNSVYIQGDFNPHSTTGGVGNIIEEFTDTLYNKTPANAFGLPFYNARTQAELNTSTFATLSADHWRPVEILADAITILSGSFRDGAIEDGFVRARPATLGGATSSYMNQNRPTLSADQTGWVRESAAVVGGVPVAPVWIDRNGTYYRSNATTGTPIQPFYSLYDSASAWTDFTTSDDDRRRNTQRATTTFVNATFVSGLVPQRPQQSYGGLHNFVRLLEDWNDDVDLHIAGSLIQLNFSTNATGPFEHDAWHPTQNPETAERLGYYKPPSRRWGYDVALLYVPPAPAARRFVSIGTPRSEYYRELPSDDPYIVNLRCAEDAAGTRLMPNFCTKA; encoded by the coding sequence ATGAGTCGTCATCTACTGCGAAAGGCTTTGCGGCTTCCTCAGGCAGCAATTAAGCGATTAGTTACCGGGCTGCTACAACTTGTGCTTTTGGCTAACCGACCGGCCCGTTTAGCCCGGTCAGGTTTTGTGCTGCCTACCACGGTGTTGTTAGTGCTTATGGTGGTGCTCACCGCCACCGCTCTTACCTATCGCTCTTTTACCCGCAGCGATATGGCCATCTCCCAGCGTGAGCAGCAGGTCATTTCAAATGCTGCAACGCCTGCCATCGACCGGGCCAAAGCCAAGATTGAGTTTTTGTTTCAGACCGATAACCGATTTCCCAGTGGGGTGCCCGCCAGCGACATTCTGGCCGACCTCATGCTCATCACCAACACCTATGCAGGCTATACAGGCCGCGTGTCCCGCCTGCCGGGTGCCAACGATCCTTACACTCTTCCCGACGAAACCCGGGTTGACATCAATGATGATGGTGAGTTAGACAACGCCTGGTCATTTAACATCGACCTCAATGGCGATGGCACGGTTGCCGCCAACGAACTAGTTGTCTACTCAATTCTGGTCGACGACCAAGGGCCAAAAGCCACTACTACCACCCGCATTGATGGCCCCGTCAACCAGGCCAAAGCCAATGCCTTAGTAACCCGCACCGGGCCTCTAGCCACTACCGAAGCTAGCGCGGCCTGTGCCGGTGCGCTGGCAGAGGGCGGTTGGCAGGTAGTGCAGCAGGGCAACAACTCAACCCTGCAAAAGAACTTTCAGGTCAACGCTTTTGTTGCCAACCTCAACGATGCCAACCGCACCTTTGAGACTTTAGAGTTTCAGCAGTCGCGTACTGCCGCTCGGGCCAATAAGTGGGGTGCCTGGTTCCGCTACGACTTGGACGTATCCCCTTTTCCAGAATTTAACTGGAATGGCGCCATGCACACCGATGGCAACTTTTTCACCTTTGCGCCTGGTGGCACTGGCGCTGGCCGCGGCTATCGCGCCCATATGGTCAGCTCTCATAACTCCTGTCTCTATAGCCAGGAAGCCTCAGAAATTTCACTGTCTGAACTCGACCTCAACGGCGATGGTAGGGGTGTACCAGGTACTGTAGTCAACGGTCAACAAGAGTTTCAGGGACAGGCCGTTCGAGGCACCATGCGCGACGATGACACACCTGCCGGCAATAACTCCCTTATCCACGTGTGGAATGGTGCTGGCGTGGCTGCCAAAATTGACCTCAGCCTCACCAATGCGACCGACTCTGTCAGAACTAACGCTTTAGATAACACCGTCCGTCCATCTGACGTGGCGATGAACCCCCTGGCGCTGTTTACTCGCGACGTCACCGAGCATATCAACCCCGGAGTTTGGCAGCGCGATCCTAACTGGGATGACGCTTCCGCGGATGACTTCAAAACTCGCCAACGCATCATCAACGATCAGGTCGTTCGTCCCTTCGTAGACGACTTCTACCGGGCCGACAATCGCTGGGGGCCAAAACCCCGCTACGACAGCCGTGACACTACCCTGGATGTCACCAATAACTCAGCCACCATCGGCGATCGCATCAATGGCCTAGGTCGGCTCACCGATACAGACAATGGCCTCGATGGTTATTGGGAGCGCCAGGCAACCTCGACCGGCATGCGCCTGATTGTGGGCCAGCGCCTGGAGCTGGGCAATGCCAACACATGGAACTCCAGCCCCGTTGGTGCGGCCCCAGCCGCTGACAACGGCGCAGACCCGCTCTACCCAGCGAAAATTAGACCCGCTGCCGACAACCGATTTGGTCGTAGCCACGAATACTTACAGCGCAAATCCCTGCGCGACAACCTGGCCGCCGTCCAGGGCATGGTTGTCTACCACTATCAAATCAACAGCGGCACCTTCCCCGCCGCCTGCATGGCTACAACAGCCCACCCTGGTACAGCCCAAACCATTCTCAACAGCCGCACTTTCAATAACTACCCAGTTTCTACCACGCGCCTGCGAGCCGATTTCTTAAACGGCACTGGCACCAACGGTTGGGAGTTTGCGCTTAACCCGGCCTTTGATACAGAAGGCGAATTTGCCACGCAGATTGGCTCTGGTCAGCCCTTGGGTAAAGCCCTCAGAAACCTGGCCTACTTTGCGGGCGATCCCAAAGGGGGTGCTCCTTCGTTTAAGCCCGTGCAAGATGTAGCTGGTGCCGTTGGTGCTGAAGTGCATCCGGCTCCCTACTTCAACATGTGGGGCGACTTCTCCCCGCTGCGGCGCGTCTTTGTCGAATATCTTGATGCGGGTACAGCCTACGCCAACCTCAGCCCCGCTGACAAAGCCACCCTGCACAGCGCCGCATGCACCATTAGCCTGCTGGCCTACAACATCCAGAGCGACTACCTAGAAGCTCGTGCCCTAGCTAGTAGCGATATCAACGTCAACTTCCAAAACATCGGCTCTCAAATGAGAAACGCGCTGTTTCGGATTAACAACTATGTGAGTCGTGTCGGTGCTGACGACCCGACTGTTAGAGGCACCAGTGTATCGGCACTGTTTGCTCTGATGGGTAAAAGCAGAGACTGGGTAGACAAAGACCCTAACTCAAGCTGTGAAAACGGCCTTACTGATTCCGCTGGCTACCAAAAAGATTGTGACTTTGGCGAATATTTTGCCGAGTACACTCGTCAAGACTGGATCACAATCCTTGGGAGCCAGGCTACTAACGCGACTCCGGCCGAAGTAGCAGCAATTGCGGATTTCGCCACAAAGATTGATTACTTGACCAGCACTATTCGCGATCGCGAACTGGGCTTTAGAAAAGGGTTGCCACAAACTTCCCTTGGCCCTACAACCATCGGGGGAAACAACGTAACTTGGGATCCAGCGACCGGCTACACAACTCCCATTAATCTGTTTGGCAGCAATAGCGCTCGCTTTAAGCTACAGTGCGACCCCAACTTCTTCGGTGAAACTGTCGCTGGTGGAAATGGTGGCGAAGACGACGTTGGCATCTTTGGTTACATTGCCTGTAGCCAATCTACAGTTATGGATGTCCGCCACCCGTCGCTGTACTACCTGTTCCCATTGGCTGACCACGATCTCGATGGCGACGGCCGCACCCAGCAGCCCGATGGCACCGTTTTCTCCATCCTCCCTCAGCCTGCTGAAGAGTACATCACCAACCCCTACGTTCGCGCAGTCAACCCCCCTGGCTCTACCACAATTCTCTTCCGCCGGGTAGGCAGCGGTGCAGACCCCGTTGTTGATACCGACAACCTTGCCGCCGTACCCAAGTCGGCTACCCCTGGCAGCTGGGCCGTACCTGCTGCCACTGCTACCGGGGCACCCACAGCCGCAAACATTAGCGATCAGGATCAAGCCTTCAAAATCCTTGGCCCTGGCGGTGCCGTCATTCGAGTTCCCTTCCTGGACAAAGGCGTCTACAACGGTCGCGAACAGCTCAATACTCGAGCATTAGATATTGACATTGAGGCGCTAACTACCCGCACAACTCCTGGTGGTGACTTCTGGCTCTCGGCCAACCCCGACAACCGGGGCGAGGGCGTCGTCTACGCCTTTAGAGAAGACGCCGTGCGAGAAGACGAAGTCACCCGACCCAAAAATGCCACGAACACTGTCACAGCAGCCTTCTGCCAAACACTTAATGGCTCTGCCCCTAGGCGCTTTAATATTGAAACCGAGGCCAACTGCCGCATGCGGGTTGAGCCAGGGACTACCCCTGTCTTTCAAGACCCACCCCTAACAGATGAGTTAATCAGCCTCAAACCCGTAGACTTCTATGCCGATCCTCAGCGTCGGGCCCACGGCTTTAGGCTCCGCACTTTTAGCGGCTCCCCGGCAGACTTTAGCGGCACTAGCTTTGCCCGCCGGGTAGGTATGACATTTGTTACCGACAACAGCGTCTACATTCAAGGAGACTTCAACCCCCACAGCACCACGGGTGGCGTTGGCAACATCATTGAGGAGTTTACCGACACCCTTTACAACAAAACCCCTGCCAACGCCTTTGGCCTGCCGTTCTACAACGCCCGAACGCAGGCTGAGCTGAACACCAGTACGTTTGCAACCCTCTCTGCAGACCACTGGAGACCGGTAGAAATTTTGGCCGATGCCATCACCATTCTCTCTGGCTCCTTCAGAGACGGTGCCATAGAAGACGGCTTTGTTAGGGCTAGGCCAGCAACTCTCGGTGGTGCTACCTCGTCTTACATGAACCAAAACCGTCCTACGCTGAGCGCCGATCAAACAGGCTGGGTACGTGAGAGTGCTGCTGTGGTTGGAGGTGTTCCCGTTGCTCCGGTATGGATTGATCGCAATGGCACCTACTACCGCAGTAATGCTACTACTGGTACTCCAATTCAACCGTTCTACAGTCTCTACGACAGCGCCAGTGCTTGGACAGATTTCACAACTTCTGACGACGATAGACGGAGAAACACACAAAGGGCTACTACAACCTTCGTCAATGCCACTTTTGTCAGCGGTCTGGTACCCCAGCGCCCTCAACAAAGCTACGGCGGTCTTCACAACTTTGTGCGCCTGCTAGAAGACTGGAACGACGATGTGGATCTACACATTGCTGGGTCGTTGATTCAGCTCAACTTCTCAACCAATGCCACAGGTCCCTTTGAGCATGATGCCTGGCACCCTACTCAAAACCCTGAAACCGCAGAACGGCTGGGCTATTACAAGCCGCCCAGTCGCCGCTGGGGCTACGATGTAGCTCTACTCTACGTGCCCCCAGCCCCTGCGGCTCGACGCTTCGTGAGCATTGGCACCCCCCGCAGCGAGTACTACCGCGAGCTGCCATCCGACGACCCATACATCGTTAACCTGCGCTGCGCAGAAGATGCTGCTGGTACAAGGCTGATGCCTAATTTCTGTACAAAAGCCTAA
- a CDS encoding prepilin-type N-terminal cleavage/methylation domain-containing protein, which produces MITNRLKRHLYWAGGRFPAQGQQGLTLIECLVAIIVVGLVSSAIAPALVISVATRVQSQKAEQALELAQSEIDRVRLLVERAEANDSNLPPSTPIAGANPDSRVAEVAGPTYGAPVAAPTTAFQTRAASLNGNQFAVQTYRTPGRFVGSVPVTFGMGVRVYDYEAVLTGSGNLSKDPAALRMVDGAGQRGRRPLVALYTNVTVGEGGNSLCQYIQHLNTAASVPTGCN; this is translated from the coding sequence GTGATTACCAATCGACTCAAACGCCATCTTTACTGGGCTGGGGGGCGATTCCCAGCCCAAGGGCAGCAGGGTCTCACCCTGATTGAATGTCTAGTCGCCATTATTGTCGTGGGTTTGGTCAGCAGCGCCATTGCTCCTGCCCTGGTTATTTCGGTAGCCACTCGGGTACAGAGCCAAAAGGCAGAGCAGGCCCTAGAGCTAGCCCAGTCTGAAATCGATCGGGTGCGTCTACTCGTCGAGCGCGCTGAGGCCAATGATAGCAATCTGCCGCCCTCTACTCCCATCGCCGGTGCTAACCCAGACAGTAGGGTGGCTGAGGTGGCCGGGCCAACCTACGGTGCCCCTGTGGCTGCCCCCACTACGGCCTTTCAGACCCGTGCAGCTAGCCTCAACGGCAACCAGTTTGCCGTGCAGACCTACCGTACCCCAGGTCGATTTGTCGGCAGTGTACCCGTTACCTTTGGCATGGGCGTGCGGGTGTACGACTACGAAGCTGTGTTGACGGGCAGCGGCAACTTATCTAAAGACCCCGCTGCTCTACGCATGGTTGATGGTGCAGGGCAGCGGGGCCGACGCCCTCTAGTTGCTCTTTACACCAATGTCACAGTGGGAGAGGGCGGTAATTCGCTGTGTCAATACATTCAGCATCTCAATACTGCGGCTTCGGTGCCTACCGGCTGCAACTAA
- a CDS encoding prepilin-type N-terminal cleavage/methylation domain-containing protein, with translation MANKADMNLMLAWLLRAKQTSRRGFTLIELLVAIVVGSLIVGTMLYLVVEMLRINRREEILTQTQQDMRRAIDYITRDAGEAVYIYSTPAAVLGQLNGFPNGGEVPVLAFWRLDPLDPTNAGVRTFFNTACSAAFSGVKLNECNTLRLRQGYYTLVIYAQQQNTGNDIWGGRSRIVRYELPKYTATGLSSLTITPGYAEPTGSTNTFATWTKGTGTTPRNLSVLTDYVDNTDPNEATTGLCPTGYLQTPANANNFYACVRQGTTQVSTEDSSLTVGSNQTLIVFLRGNTAADNPALGAFSQAGRLPTLKSEVLIRGVIDKQPGL, from the coding sequence ATGGCTAATAAAGCCGATATGAATTTAATGCTGGCTTGGCTGCTGCGGGCGAAACAAACTAGTCGTCGGGGCTTTACCTTAATTGAGCTGCTGGTTGCGATCGTAGTTGGGTCGCTCATCGTTGGCACCATGCTATATTTGGTGGTTGAGATGCTGAGAATCAACCGCCGCGAAGAAATACTGACCCAAACTCAGCAGGATATGCGTCGCGCGATCGACTACATCACTCGCGACGCTGGTGAGGCTGTCTATATTTACTCAACTCCCGCTGCGGTACTTGGCCAACTCAATGGGTTTCCCAACGGTGGCGAAGTGCCAGTGCTCGCCTTTTGGCGGCTAGACCCGTTAGATCCAACTAATGCTGGCGTTCGAACCTTTTTTAACACAGCATGTTCTGCAGCCTTTTCAGGGGTCAAACTCAACGAGTGCAATACTCTACGACTTCGCCAGGGCTACTACACCCTTGTGATTTATGCCCAACAGCAAAACACTGGCAACGACATTTGGGGTGGCAGGTCTAGAATTGTGCGCTACGAGCTACCCAAATACACGGCAACTGGGTTGTCAAGCCTAACTATTACGCCGGGCTATGCAGAACCGACGGGCAGCACCAATACCTTTGCCACCTGGACAAAAGGAACAGGAACTACCCCTCGCAACCTGTCGGTGCTTACCGACTATGTAGACAATACTGATCCAAACGAAGCGACTACTGGCCTTTGCCCAACAGGCTATTTGCAAACTCCAGCCAATGCAAATAATTTTTATGCCTGTGTGAGGCAAGGCACCACGCAGGTTAGCACTGAAGACAGTAGCTTAACTGTTGGCAGTAACCAAACGCTAATTGTATTTTTGCGAGGCAATACTGCCGCTGACAATCCGGCTCTTGGAGCATTTTCGCAGGCCGGTCGCTTACCCACACTGAAGTCTGAAGTGCTGATCCGGGGTGTTATAGACAAGCAACCTGGGTTGTAG
- a CDS encoding prepilin-type N-terminal cleavage/methylation domain-containing protein — MKRLRTLAKQSEAGFTLIELLVVIVIAGVLAGIAAPSWFAFSNRQRAIAVRSDVIQAVKTAQQDAIQLRQARQVEVVSTATNPTLRIGSLDFSTGTAVFNGREQVLGGEANKTGQITVTAYRALPNGTRDTTVNSIAFNHQGLPTDRNRLPFVVTISGGPGTIQQCVIVANLLGSLKTANNTECDNPRVGLN, encoded by the coding sequence ATGAAACGCCTGCGCACACTAGCTAAACAGTCTGAAGCGGGGTTTACCCTAATTGAGCTGCTGGTGGTCATTGTTATTGCTGGGGTGCTAGCTGGTATCGCGGCACCGAGCTGGTTTGCCTTTTCAAACCGCCAGAGGGCGATCGCTGTACGTAGCGATGTTATTCAAGCGGTTAAAACTGCTCAGCAAGACGCCATACAGCTGCGGCAGGCCAGGCAGGTAGAGGTTGTGAGTACTGCGACTAACCCCACCCTTAGAATTGGCTCGTTAGACTTTAGCACCGGCACCGCGGTATTTAACGGCAGGGAACAGGTACTTGGGGGAGAAGCTAACAAAACAGGGCAAATTACGGTAACAGCCTACAGGGCATTGCCTAACGGCACTAGAGACACTACGGTAAACAGTATTGCCTTTAACCACCAGGGATTGCCTACTGATAGAAATAGACTGCCCTTTGTAGTTACTATCAGCGGCGGGCCAGGCACAATCCAGCAGTGTGTAATCGTGGCTAACTTGTTAGGTAGTCTCAAAACCGCCAATAACACTGAATGCGATAACCCCAGAGTTGGTCTTAACTAA
- the fabG gene encoding 3-oxoacyl-[acyl-carrier-protein] reductase: MVASSPSLEGQVAIVTGASRGIGRAVAIALAASGAQVVVNYARSSTAADEVVAQITEAGGSAVAIQADVSQTDQVDALISGTLEKFGRVDILVNNAGITRDTLLLRMKLEDWQSVIDLNLTGVFLCTRAVAKIMLKQRSGRIVNIASVAGQMGNPGQANYSAAKAGVIGFTKTVAKELASRGITVNAVAPGFIETDMTDDLSNTDEIRKFIPLGRFGQPEDIAGMVRFLAADPAASYITGQVFNVDGGMVMA; this comes from the coding sequence ATGGTTGCATCTTCCCCATCCCTTGAGGGCCAGGTAGCTATCGTAACAGGAGCTTCGCGGGGTATTGGTCGGGCCGTAGCGATCGCCCTAGCTGCATCAGGAGCCCAAGTTGTTGTCAACTATGCTCGCTCTAGCACCGCCGCCGATGAGGTGGTCGCTCAAATTACAGAGGCAGGCGGCAGCGCCGTAGCCATCCAAGCCGATGTCTCCCAGACCGATCAGGTGGACGCGCTGATTAGCGGCACCTTAGAGAAGTTTGGCCGCGTCGATATTTTGGTCAACAACGCTGGCATTACCCGCGATACCCTGCTGCTGCGCATGAAGCTTGAAGATTGGCAGAGCGTCATCGACCTCAATCTAACCGGAGTATTTTTATGCACTCGGGCCGTGGCCAAGATCATGCTGAAGCAGCGATCGGGGCGAATCGTTAACATTGCGTCGGTGGCTGGTCAGATGGGCAATCCAGGGCAAGCTAACTACAGCGCGGCCAAGGCCGGCGTGATTGGGTTTACCAAAACCGTGGCGAAAGAATTGGCTAGCCGAGGCATCACCGTTAATGCTGTGGCTCCAGGCTTTATCGAAACCGACATGACCGACGATCTGTCCAACACAGACGAGATTCGCAAATTCATTCCCCTAGGACGGTTTGGTCAGCCCGAGGATATTGCGGGCATGGTGCGATTCTTAGCAGCAGATCCGGCGGCCTCTTACATCACGGGCCAGGTGTTCAACGTGGACGGCGGCATGGTCATGGCCTAA
- a CDS encoding DUF3611 family protein produces the protein MTTDFDYTLPPAVRRISGSFRVVGWISFWVQIVLAAISSLVLMFALVNLGARSGGTANPGTGVGLLFAALGLVAVYLSAFWAFRYTQLGRRLRSRDIAKRPSPKDALQALRLGTIVSMVGMLITLFGSQALIGSLLGKALSQPQGGTVFTPGNINQYVEAFDIFVVQANTNTLLAHFVSLSATLWLLRMVNRA, from the coding sequence ATGACTACAGACTTTGACTACACCCTACCCCCCGCCGTACGGCGTATTTCAGGCTCCTTTCGCGTAGTAGGCTGGATCAGCTTTTGGGTACAGATAGTGCTAGCAGCAATCTCCAGCCTGGTGCTGATGTTTGCTCTAGTCAATCTGGGGGCGCGATCGGGGGGAACGGCAAATCCTGGCACCGGTGTGGGGCTGCTGTTTGCTGCGCTAGGGTTGGTAGCCGTCTACCTCAGCGCCTTTTGGGCCTTTCGCTACACTCAACTGGGGCGGCGGCTACGTAGCCGCGATATCGCCAAGCGCCCTAGTCCGAAAGATGCTCTCCAGGCCTTGCGGCTAGGCACCATCGTCAGCATGGTTGGTATGTTAATTACCCTGTTTGGCAGCCAGGCGCTGATTGGGTCTCTATTGGGGAAGGCATTGTCTCAACCCCAGGGCGGCACTGTATTTACGCCAGGCAATATCAATCAGTACGTTGAAGCCTTCGACATTTTTGTAGTGCAGGCCAACACCAACACGCTGCTGGCCCACTTTGTGTCGCTGTCTGCCACTCTATGGCTGCTGCGTATGGTCAATCGTGCTTAG
- a CDS encoding TldD/PmbA family protein, translating to MVEAIDQAKTRVQELCDRWGPRVDYLAIRLEQSEGTDIFLRGGQAETLSEAIAIGGHVRACYRGGWGFASFNDLESLAPCVEAAIAAARLVGHDETLLAPVDPVQITRQLPLTGTDPRQISLARKKALCNHYADLLQSIDNRIATTSVRYNDVAQRVLLATSEGTLIDQAWSDMEMRFAATARDGNTVQTGRETTGSRKAYEDLEDLDGQVMGAAQRAVAALDLPSVRGAAYDVVIDPILTGLFVHEAFGHLSEADMAYENPDLLESMSLGRRFGPDSLQIFDGAAPQGHRGSYFYDDEGTPATTTQLIENGVLVGRLHSRETAGKLGEQPTGNARCLNYHYSPLVRMTNTWIERGTTPVDDLFADIKEGVYARNWLEGMTNGEMFTFTAGEAWMIRNGKLAEPVRDVTLSGNVFRTLADIEAIGDDFYWDESGGCGKGGQNGLPVGCGGPSLRIRNVVVGGEAEDEDE from the coding sequence ATGGTAGAAGCGATTGACCAGGCAAAGACTCGGGTGCAGGAGTTATGCGATCGCTGGGGTCCCCGCGTAGACTATTTGGCCATTCGCCTAGAGCAGTCGGAGGGCACCGACATTTTTCTGCGGGGTGGGCAGGCAGAAACCCTCAGCGAGGCGATCGCGATCGGAGGCCATGTGCGGGCCTGTTACCGGGGAGGCTGGGGCTTTGCTAGCTTCAATGATCTAGAGAGCTTGGCCCCCTGCGTCGAAGCTGCGATCGCTGCCGCTCGCCTAGTCGGCCATGACGAAACCCTGCTGGCCCCCGTAGACCCCGTGCAAATCACCCGCCAATTGCCTCTTACCGGCACCGACCCACGCCAGATCTCTCTAGCCCGCAAAAAGGCCTTGTGCAACCACTACGCTGACCTGCTCCAGAGCATCGACAACCGGATCGCCACCACGTCTGTGCGCTACAACGATGTGGCCCAGCGAGTGCTCCTAGCCACCTCCGAAGGCACTCTAATCGATCAGGCCTGGTCAGACATGGAAATGCGCTTTGCCGCCACCGCCCGCGACGGCAACACTGTACAGACCGGGCGTGAAACCACTGGCTCGCGTAAGGCTTACGAAGATTTAGAGGATCTGGATGGTCAAGTCATGGGAGCCGCCCAACGGGCAGTTGCGGCGCTGGATCTACCATCTGTGCGGGGCGCCGCCTACGATGTGGTGATCGACCCAATTTTGACCGGACTGTTTGTTCACGAGGCCTTTGGTCACCTGTCAGAAGCCGATATGGCCTACGAAAATCCCGACCTGCTGGAGTCGATGAGTTTGGGCCGGCGGTTTGGCCCCGACAGCCTGCAAATTTTTGATGGCGCTGCTCCCCAGGGCCACCGGGGCAGCTATTTTTATGACGACGAGGGTACCCCCGCCACCACCACTCAGCTGATTGAGAATGGCGTTTTGGTAGGGCGACTGCACTCCCGCGAAACGGCGGGTAAGCTGGGTGAGCAGCCCACGGGCAATGCCCGCTGCCTCAACTATCACTACTCGCCCCTGGTGCGCATGACCAACACTTGGATTGAGCGGGGCACCACGCCGGTTGATGACCTATTTGCTGACATCAAAGAAGGCGTCTATGCCCGCAACTGGCTAGAGGGCATGACCAATGGCGAAATGTTTACCTTTACCGCCGGGGAAGCCTGGATGATTCGCAACGGTAAGCTGGCGGAGCCCGTGCGCGATGTTACCCTATCGGGCAATGTGTTTCGCACCCTGGCCGATATTGAAGCGATCGGCGATGACTTCTACTGGGATGAGTCGGGAGGCTGCGGCAAGGGTGGGCAGAATGGGCTGCCCGTGGGCTGTGGAGGCCCCAGCTTACGCATTCGCAATGTGGTGGTAGGGGGCGAGGCTGAAGACGAGGATGAGTGA
- a CDS encoding Uma2 family endonuclease — MSDSSVNQGRILRNLMRLMDVTCGHSLYEVLPRGVQVWLPEQGKGIYPDLLVVAGEPLLHNGQADRLLNPCVIFEILTGPTPSYDPESATLPERSRMFRHCRAIPYLQAYLFVHQTEARVEQFYRAEEHLWGMTAQSGLDSVVELAITDARLPMMDIYERVDFSLLV; from the coding sequence ATGAGTGACAGTTCAGTGAACCAGGGGCGCATTTTACGCAATCTTATGCGCCTGATGGACGTTACCTGCGGCCACAGCCTCTACGAGGTGCTGCCCCGCGGAGTACAGGTCTGGCTGCCAGAGCAAGGTAAAGGGATTTACCCCGATCTGCTGGTGGTGGCTGGCGAACCTCTGCTCCACAATGGTCAGGCTGATAGATTGCTCAACCCCTGCGTCATCTTCGAAATCCTAACAGGGCCAACCCCGAGTTACGACCCAGAATCTGCCACGTTGCCCGAGCGCAGCCGCATGTTTCGCCACTGCCGGGCAATTCCTTACCTGCAAGCCTACTTGTTTGTGCACCAGACTGAGGCCCGGGTAGAGCAATTTTATCGGGCAGAGGAGCATCTGTGGGGCATGACGGCTCAGAGCGGGCTCGACTCAGTGGTAGAGCTGGCGATTACCGATGCCCGCCTGCCCATGATGGATATCTATGAGCGAGTGGACTTTAGCCTGTTGGTCTAG